One region of Erythrolamprus reginae isolate rEryReg1 chromosome 8, rEryReg1.hap1, whole genome shotgun sequence genomic DNA includes:
- the CETN2 gene encoding centrin-2, producing the protein MASSYKKASLGGAAQRKKTAPKTELTEEQKQEIREAFDLFDTDGTGNIDVKELKVAMRALGFEPKKDEIKKMILEIDKEGTGKITFSDFLGVMTQKMAEKDSKEEILKAFKLFDDDETGRISFKNLKRVAKELGENLTDEELQEMIDEADRDGDGEVNEQEFLRIMKKTSLY; encoded by the exons GCCTCCAGCTATAAGAAGGCGTCCCTAGGAGGAGCAGCTCAGAGGAAGAAAACAGCTCCCAAAACTGAACTTACCGAAGAGCAGAAGCAAGAGATTCGAGAGGCTTTTGATCTCTTTGACACCGATGGGACTGGCAATATTGACGTAAAAGAGTTGAAG GTCGCCATGAGGGCCCTTGGGTTTGAACCCAAGAAGGACGAGATCAAGAAAATGATCCTAGAGATTGATAAGGAAGGGACAGGAAAGATTACCTTCAGTGACTTCCTAGGAGTGATGACCCAGAAAATG gctgaaAAAGATTCAAAAGAAGAAATTCTGAAAGCTTTTAAACTCTTTGACGATGACGAAACAGGCAGAATCTCTTTCAAAAACCTTAAACGCGTGGCCAAAGAACTGGGGGAGAATCTCACCGATGAGGAGCTTCAG GAGATGATTGATGAAGCCGATCGGGACGGAGATGGAGAAGTCAACGAACAGGAGTTTCTGCGGATCATGAAGAAAACTAGTTTGTACTGA